In bacterium, the following proteins share a genomic window:
- a CDS encoding SCP2 sterol-binding domain-containing protein, translating to MAAFPESPLDPATFLEQWLPDAFAEAGPMPGSEEVDVKLGILLEGEGGGEWIVHMDSGQVAIQAAPREATAFTFVQTVGDWRGALWEGHGGAIGKGASMFFRPDALKEASESGTNQLGGAPSPKALAEMQQLSGLIRIVVGGEAPWAVGFHLGPGSIPEEATTTLSIAAEDAASMASGELDPMTAFMSGKIQVMGDMALMMQMQAIQMKVAQEEQQGGGGSGA from the coding sequence ATGGCCGCCTTTCCCGAGTCTCCCCTCGACCCCGCCACATTTCTCGAGCAGTGGCTTCCCGATGCGTTTGCGGAAGCAGGCCCGATGCCAGGAAGTGAGGAGGTCGACGTGAAGCTCGGAATCCTCCTCGAAGGGGAGGGCGGCGGCGAGTGGATCGTGCACATGGACAGCGGGCAGGTTGCGATCCAGGCTGCACCCCGCGAGGCGACGGCCTTCACGTTCGTTCAGACGGTCGGGGATTGGCGCGGTGCCCTGTGGGAAGGGCATGGTGGCGCCATCGGCAAGGGTGCCTCGATGTTCTTTCGACCCGATGCGCTCAAGGAGGCCAGCGAGAGCGGCACCAATCAGCTCGGTGGCGCGCCGAGCCCCAAGGCCCTGGCGGAGATGCAGCAGCTTTCCGGGTTGATTCGAATCGTGGTCGGCGGCGAAGCTCCCTGGGCCGTCGGGTTCCATCTCGGCCCCGGCTCGATTCCGGAAGAGGCGACCACCACCCTCTCGATCGCTGCGGAGGACGCCGCTTCCATGGCAAGCGGAGAGCTCGATCCGATGACGGCCTTCATGTCGGGCAAGATCCAGGTCATGGGCGACATGGCCTTGATGATGCAGATGCAGGCCATCCAGATGAAGGTCGCACAGGAAGAGCAGCAGGGCGGGGGCGGGAGCGGCGCCTAG
- a CDS encoding tetratricopeptide repeat protein — translation MLEILRRVAGRRHARLNERVRAGDALEEDGRWSEARSVYTKALAREPENVSALRRLAGLAQLEGQAEEALELWQRLNDLRPERPDACLQLARLHLHAGHAREALRFAERAAALAPEGKPHEIAHRARNLRDHLVRGIRPLAARHVAIGGMSFCGSTLLGFLLGSLPAVTNVGESHNLVYSRHGMRSGPAGGSGSDLGGMAPCSSCGAQPCPLWTLAFRHALAEEPVDWYGKLATQAGTPVLLSSDKSHAKLSGLDPFGRHDLIVLFKSPSAAWASARRRPRPPKEPSRYMTRWEREYARLLHDLPVEGRRVVLHFDAFRRDPAAHLRRLAELLEIPIPVGHDLLAITPDQHVVGGNKYTHAGLRAEGGELAISAQDRHTLPADEAEAIAARELRSPVLRELREGHAAGFDGC, via the coding sequence ATGCTTGAGATCCTCCGGCGGGTTGCCGGCCGTCGTCACGCCCGCCTGAACGAGCGTGTTCGGGCGGGGGATGCGCTCGAGGAAGACGGGCGCTGGAGCGAAGCACGCAGCGTCTACACGAAGGCACTGGCTCGCGAGCCCGAGAACGTGAGTGCACTGCGACGGCTCGCCGGCCTGGCTCAGCTCGAGGGCCAGGCGGAGGAAGCCCTGGAGCTGTGGCAACGCCTGAACGATCTGCGGCCAGAGCGGCCGGACGCGTGCTTGCAGTTGGCGCGGCTGCACCTGCACGCGGGCCACGCTCGGGAGGCCCTTCGGTTTGCGGAGCGTGCCGCTGCCCTCGCCCCCGAGGGCAAGCCCCACGAGATCGCCCATCGCGCCCGAAACCTGCGAGATCACCTGGTGCGAGGCATCCGCCCGCTGGCGGCGCGGCACGTGGCCATCGGGGGCATGTCGTTCTGCGGATCGACATTGCTCGGTTTCCTGCTGGGAAGCCTGCCCGCGGTGACGAACGTGGGTGAATCCCACAACCTGGTGTATAGCCGGCACGGAATGCGCAGCGGTCCCGCTGGCGGCTCGGGTTCAGATCTCGGCGGCATGGCACCGTGCTCCTCGTGTGGCGCACAACCGTGCCCGTTGTGGACGCTCGCCTTCCGGCACGCTCTCGCAGAAGAACCCGTGGACTGGTACGGCAAGCTCGCAACCCAGGCCGGAACGCCCGTTCTGCTCTCATCGGACAAGAGCCACGCCAAGCTGAGCGGCCTCGACCCCTTCGGGCGCCACGACCTCATCGTACTGTTCAAGAGCCCCTCGGCCGCATGGGCTTCGGCCCGGCGGAGGCCGCGCCCGCCGAAGGAGCCAAGCCGCTACATGACGCGCTGGGAGCGGGAGTACGCTCGGCTGCTCCACGACCTTCCGGTCGAAGGCAGGCGTGTGGTTCTGCATTTCGACGCCTTCCGCCGCGACCCGGCTGCCCACCTTCGACGCCTTGCCGAGCTCTTGGAAATTCCCATCCCGGTGGGGCACGATCTGTTGGCGATCACCCCCGATCAACATGTGGTCGGCGGCAACAAGTACACGCACGCAGGTCTCCGGGCCGAGGGCGGCGAGCTTGCGATCAGCGCGCAGGACAGGCATACCCTTCCCGCTGACGAAGCCGAAGCGATCGCAGCACGTGAGTTACGTAGTCCTGTCCTTCGAGAGCTGCGGGAAGGCCACGCGGCCGGCTTCGACGGATGTTGA
- a CDS encoding glycosyltransferase family 4 protein — translation MSPAPADGVVLHAKFAAYLGWSQPFLHSLLNGLEPKVPGAVLCNRRENRERFPVHRYACASSQALFRPAGAAILAEVLHQAWRPWLLHAHFGWSGIRSLLVRQCLGVPLVTTFGGRDLGADLHDPGHRPLYARLLQASDLCICVSETLAMELSEQGVEDARIRVIRRGADVDFFHEQARPPAGPDGPLRILMVGRIVEKKGHDDAIRALATLREAGQSCTLRIVGAGDEGSLIREAEKHGVAGCIEVRAPTDAAGVRDHFAWADVLLHCSRRAEDGDVEGIPNVVVEAAATGLPIVGTRHGGIPEVVVEGETGRLVPEAAPKALAEALGQLAQDGGLRRAWGVAGARLVRSRFSLVAQLEAHQAAYETLRTATSRAVPLGGDYTREALVALAPAIDADLLVASRWATRHWVAAPTAGGSVPSAQISADSSTRPEASAAATAGPVPLRERVRRLGAAWAEFPVLGVPMRAYRALRRVWGAAAQQREDVRAWGALAKGLRLDLRATDAGMAVRRVVKEGPASDASSGRHAGLLPTLD, via the coding sequence GTGAGCCCTGCGCCCGCCGATGGCGTGGTGCTGCACGCCAAGTTCGCGGCGTACCTGGGCTGGAGCCAACCGTTCCTCCACAGCCTACTGAATGGGCTCGAGCCCAAGGTTCCCGGAGCCGTACTCTGCAACCGGCGTGAGAACCGCGAGCGTTTTCCCGTCCATCGTTATGCCTGCGCGAGCAGCCAGGCGCTCTTTCGACCCGCCGGAGCAGCGATTCTCGCGGAGGTCCTGCATCAAGCGTGGCGGCCCTGGCTGCTTCACGCCCATTTCGGCTGGTCCGGGATCCGTTCCCTGCTCGTGCGGCAGTGCCTTGGCGTGCCCCTGGTGACGACCTTCGGCGGTCGGGATCTGGGCGCGGATCTCCACGATCCTGGTCATCGGCCTCTCTACGCTCGACTGCTTCAAGCCTCGGACCTCTGCATCTGTGTCTCGGAAACGCTGGCGATGGAGTTGAGCGAGCAAGGAGTGGAGGACGCACGGATCCGCGTGATTCGGCGCGGGGCAGACGTCGATTTCTTTCACGAACAGGCGCGGCCACCAGCTGGCCCTGATGGCCCGTTGCGAATCCTGATGGTGGGACGAATCGTCGAGAAGAAGGGCCATGACGACGCAATCCGCGCTCTGGCCACCCTGAGGGAGGCTGGCCAGTCGTGTACCTTGCGGATCGTCGGCGCGGGGGACGAGGGGAGCCTGATCCGCGAGGCGGAGAAGCACGGCGTGGCGGGTTGCATCGAGGTTCGGGCACCGACCGATGCCGCGGGTGTGCGCGATCATTTCGCTTGGGCAGATGTCCTGCTTCACTGCTCCCGGCGCGCTGAGGATGGGGACGTCGAGGGGATTCCAAACGTGGTCGTGGAGGCCGCGGCAACGGGGCTTCCGATCGTGGGGACGCGTCACGGCGGGATACCGGAAGTGGTGGTCGAGGGAGAGACCGGACGCCTCGTTCCCGAGGCGGCTCCCAAGGCATTGGCGGAAGCGTTGGGGCAGCTGGCGCAGGACGGCGGACTCCGGCGGGCATGGGGTGTCGCCGGCGCCCGTCTGGTGCGCAGTCGTTTCAGCCTCGTTGCCCAGCTCGAGGCGCATCAGGCCGCCTACGAGACACTTCGAACTGCGACTTCGCGTGCGGTCCCGCTCGGTGGCGACTACACACGCGAAGCGTTGGTCGCCCTGGCCCCCGCGATCGACGCGGATCTTCTGGTGGCCTCGCGATGGGCGACACGGCATTGGGTGGCCGCGCCCACAGCGGGTGGGTCGGTTCCTTCAGCGCAGATCTCGGCCGATTCCAGTACCAGGCCCGAGGCTTCAGCGGCTGCAACTGCAGGCCCGGTCCCGCTGCGAGAGCGGGTGCGCCGTCTGGGCGCCGCGTGGGCCGAGTTCCCCGTACTCGGAGTGCCGATGCGCGCCTACCGTGCCTTGCGCCGCGTCTGGGGCGCGGCGGCTCAGCAGCGCGAGGACGTGCGGGCTTGGGGCGCACTTGCCAAGGGCCTACGCCTCGACCTTAGGGCGACAGACGCCGGCATGGCCGTTCGTCGCGTCGTCAAGGAAGGCCCGGCTTCCGATGCCTCGAGCGGCAGGCACGCCGGGCTTCTACCTACACTGGATTGA
- a CDS encoding colanic acid biosynthesis glycosyltransferase WcaL, producing the protein MYRTVLGLAGHGTHVVLCTRRSGYADAPLTANRRRELASQGVFVHPIELAPLRKAFAPRRLLAGLRGAYGRPQAIVAHLGKNAFRSLPLGALADAPILAIFHGEDANLDVRDPRYRERFERWFASPGAVALGVADHLTRKLVAAGFPPERAYTHHLGIDLAAHLQRPRHEGHGPLRLALSGRLMSVKGHRTAFEALAIARKDVPGSELHVFGAGPLESTLRERAKALALMPAVHFRGALPVDVLRAELAGSDVILQPSEVDAEGREEGIPNSILEAMALGLPVIATHHGGIPEAVDDGETGRLVAERAPEELAQAIVELADPALREKFGRAGRAKVEAEYAQELRGVALAERILEARDAYTTIPRSVRRAAWRATVEGYVEAPEAIGRRERLRWPVRLLVNRWRQEIP; encoded by the coding sequence GTGTACCGGACCGTCCTGGGGCTGGCTGGCCACGGCACCCACGTCGTCTTGTGTACGCGGCGTTCTGGCTATGCGGACGCGCCTCTGACAGCAAATCGGCGCCGCGAACTCGCCAGCCAAGGGGTTTTCGTCCACCCGATCGAGCTTGCGCCCCTGCGCAAGGCCTTCGCTCCACGCCGGCTGTTGGCGGGGCTTCGGGGCGCCTACGGACGCCCGCAGGCCATCGTCGCCCACCTCGGCAAGAATGCGTTTCGTTCGCTCCCCCTCGGCGCGTTGGCCGATGCCCCGATCCTCGCGATCTTCCACGGCGAGGATGCGAATCTCGATGTGCGCGACCCGCGCTACAGAGAGCGCTTCGAGCGGTGGTTTGCCTCGCCCGGGGCGGTTGCGCTGGGTGTGGCCGATCACCTGACGCGGAAGCTGGTAGCGGCGGGGTTCCCGCCTGAGCGCGCGTACACTCACCACCTCGGGATCGATCTCGCTGCCCATCTGCAGAGGCCTCGGCACGAAGGGCATGGGCCGTTGCGTCTCGCCCTGAGCGGGCGGCTGATGAGCGTGAAGGGGCACCGAACGGCTTTCGAGGCTCTTGCCATCGCCCGCAAGGATGTGCCGGGCAGCGAGCTGCATGTCTTCGGGGCAGGCCCGCTCGAATCCACGCTCCGAGAGCGGGCAAAGGCCCTGGCGCTCATGCCCGCCGTACATTTTCGCGGTGCGTTGCCCGTGGATGTCTTGCGGGCCGAGCTGGCTGGTTCGGACGTGATCCTGCAGCCTAGCGAGGTGGATGCCGAGGGGCGGGAGGAGGGCATCCCGAACAGCATCCTGGAAGCCATGGCGTTGGGCCTGCCGGTGATCGCCACCCACCATGGTGGAATTCCCGAGGCCGTGGACGACGGGGAGACCGGGCGGCTCGTGGCGGAGCGGGCACCCGAGGAACTTGCCCAGGCGATCGTCGAGCTGGCTGACCCAGCGCTCCGTGAGAAGTTCGGGCGCGCAGGCCGTGCAAAGGTCGAGGCGGAGTACGCCCAGGAACTGCGAGGTGTCGCACTGGCTGAACGCATTCTCGAAGCACGCGACGCCTATACCACGATCCCTCGGTCCGTTCGGCGTGCCGCGTGGCGGGCAACAGTCGAGGGTTATGTGGAGGCGCCCGAGGCAATCGGGCGCCGCGAGCGGCTCCGTTGGCCCGTGCGCTTGCTCGTTAATCGCTGGCGTCAGGAGATTCCGTGA
- a CDS encoding glycosyltransferase family 4 protein — MTSRFLFLREHFRWMGRHSGYDPLCDEVLRMRPGDHRSVFVRRSLPPGTRPVFNRLRRRGQGSPFYNIYGARAEAEAFLRARISKPDLVHVTYVENQLGLLARYRDHLPARLVGTVHQPPGWYRLRHKNLGQLKALDALIVMGRAEARWFEARVPGRVHFVPYAVDTDFFRPVGPAELGKQAREPRCLFAGRWLRDLPALEGVIEQVLARDSKVGFDLLVPHADRKDDLFLRLSRHEQVRFHAGLDDDALLSLYRSASLLLLPMFDCLGNSVLLESLACGLPVVTNDVGALPDYTREAFADLLPRGDVAGMADAVLRRLGDPTERDARGQAARTFAEQELSWSGAARATLDIYDAVLAR, encoded by the coding sequence ATGACATCACGCTTCTTGTTTCTGCGCGAGCACTTCCGCTGGATGGGTCGGCACAGCGGCTACGACCCGTTGTGCGACGAGGTCCTGCGGATGCGTCCCGGGGATCACCGCTCGGTCTTCGTGCGGCGAAGCCTTCCGCCGGGCACGAGGCCGGTCTTCAATCGTCTCCGGCGGCGGGGCCAGGGCAGCCCTTTCTACAACATCTACGGCGCACGGGCGGAGGCGGAGGCCTTCTTGCGGGCGCGGATCTCCAAGCCAGACCTCGTACACGTCACCTACGTCGAGAACCAGCTCGGCCTGCTCGCCCGCTACCGCGATCACCTTCCGGCCCGCCTGGTCGGAACAGTCCACCAGCCACCGGGTTGGTATCGCCTGCGCCACAAGAACCTGGGCCAGCTCAAAGCGCTGGACGCGCTCATCGTCATGGGCCGTGCGGAGGCGCGCTGGTTCGAAGCCCGGGTGCCCGGACGCGTGCACTTCGTACCCTACGCCGTGGATACGGATTTCTTTCGCCCCGTCGGGCCCGCGGAACTGGGCAAGCAGGCTCGCGAGCCCCGCTGCCTCTTTGCAGGACGCTGGCTACGCGACCTGCCCGCCTTGGAAGGGGTGATCGAGCAGGTGCTCGCACGGGATTCGAAGGTCGGCTTCGATCTGCTCGTCCCCCACGCTGACCGCAAGGACGATCTCTTCCTGCGCCTCTCCCGGCACGAGCAGGTGCGCTTCCACGCGGGCCTGGATGACGACGCCCTGCTCTCCCTCTACCGAAGCGCGAGCCTCCTGCTGCTTCCCATGTTCGACTGCCTCGGCAACAGCGTGCTCCTCGAATCCCTGGCCTGCGGTCTGCCCGTGGTGACGAACGACGTGGGCGCCCTGCCCGACTACACCCGAGAAGCCTTCGCGGACCTCTTGCCTCGCGGCGACGTGGCTGGCATGGCGGACGCGGTCCTCCGCCGGCTCGGCGACCCGACGGAACGGGACGCACGCGGCCAGGCCGCGCGAACCTTCGCCGAGCAGGAGCTCAGCTGGAGCGGGGCCGCCCGCGCGACCCTGGACATCTACGATGCCGTCCTCGCCCGCTGA
- a CDS encoding glycosyltransferase — translation MPSSPAERPLLIQTTSHGFTPEAHPTVFRLVGGLAGSFRQVVLELDDNAYVESRLSSETRADLRARGIAVHRVDRARLHHEEYVRWLLAGIVRRYGPPFAIVAQLGNNGWRSLALAAHAKVPLATLFHGGDARVGMLDERFRERFERLVRLPGSHLGGVSRNVVHDLEAWGVPNGQTFLQHHGVDLAPFKPPDRAAHEDGLRIVMAGRFVPFKDHATGLRAFASHHSRHPQSRLHLYGDGPLETAARELAAELGVGDAVHFEGLVPVQHLIVSLGEADVALQPSRTDAEGHAEGIPTTVLEAMAMALPVVATKHAGIPEAVSDGETGLLADEGDAEALASALDLLAAEPARRLALGRAGRARIEAEFEVNALGQRFAEQIHGWRDAYDALPASERASKIADATGGWEQPIARHGLRRRAMLRARIAVNRLAGGIDDGTQP, via the coding sequence ATGCCGTCCTCGCCCGCTGAACGCCCCCTCCTCATCCAGACGACCTCCCACGGCTTCACACCCGAAGCGCACCCGACGGTGTTCCGGCTGGTCGGCGGACTGGCGGGCTCGTTCCGCCAGGTCGTGTTGGAACTCGACGACAACGCCTACGTCGAAAGCCGGCTCTCTTCGGAAACCCGCGCAGACCTGCGCGCCCGCGGCATCGCGGTGCACCGTGTCGATCGTGCCCGCCTGCATCACGAGGAATATGTGCGTTGGTTGCTGGCGGGAATCGTCCGGCGCTACGGGCCCCCATTCGCGATCGTCGCCCAGCTCGGCAACAACGGCTGGCGCAGCCTGGCGCTGGCCGCCCATGCCAAGGTGCCCCTGGCGACCCTGTTCCACGGCGGGGACGCCCGGGTCGGCATGCTCGACGAACGCTTTCGCGAGCGCTTCGAACGCCTGGTGCGGCTGCCGGGCAGCCACCTCGGCGGTGTCTCCCGAAATGTGGTGCACGATCTCGAGGCCTGGGGTGTTCCGAACGGGCAGACGTTCCTCCAGCACCACGGTGTCGACCTGGCTCCTTTCAAGCCACCGGATCGGGCTGCCCACGAGGACGGGCTTCGCATCGTGATGGCCGGGCGTTTCGTTCCCTTCAAGGATCACGCCACCGGGCTCCGCGCCTTCGCCTCCCACCACAGTCGGCATCCGCAGAGCCGGCTCCACCTCTACGGCGACGGCCCCCTCGAGACCGCCGCCCGCGAACTCGCTGCGGAGCTCGGCGTGGGCGACGCGGTGCATTTCGAAGGTCTCGTACCGGTACAGCACCTGATCGTCTCGTTGGGCGAGGCCGACGTCGCACTTCAGCCCAGCCGAACGGATGCGGAGGGTCACGCGGAAGGCATCCCTACAACCGTTCTCGAAGCGATGGCCATGGCGCTTCCGGTGGTGGCCACGAAACACGCGGGCATTCCGGAGGCGGTATCGGATGGAGAGACGGGGCTCCTCGCCGACGAGGGAGATGCGGAAGCGCTCGCGAGTGCCCTCGACCTGCTGGCCGCGGAGCCCGCGCGTCGCCTCGCACTCGGCCGAGCGGGACGCGCGCGGATCGAAGCGGAGTTCGAAGTGAACGCCCTCGGCCAACGCTTCGCTGAGCAGATTCATGGGTGGCGAGATGCTTACGATGCTCTTCCCGCGAGCGAGCGCGCCTCGAAGATCGCCGACGCCACCGGGGGTTGGGAGCAGCCCATCGCCCGCCACGGGCTGCGCCGGCGCGCAATGCTTCGAGCGCGAATTGCCGTCAACCGTCTCGCCGGCGGCATCGACGACGGAACGCAACCGTGA
- the rfbF gene encoding glucose-1-phosphate cytidylyltransferase produces MKVVILCGGLGTRLREETEYRPKPMVPIGDRPILWHIMKLYAHYGHKEFVLCLGYKGEVIKDFFRNYQWNTSDLTLRLGPTPEITYHNSHDEEDWTVTLLDTGLETQTGGRLRRALEYVGDETFLCTYGDGLTDCDVNEVVAFHGQHGGLATLTAVRPVGRFGELALDGQTITSFHEKPEKESAFVSGGFFVFDPSVGDYLDADESILEREPMERIAGEGQLKAFLHDGFWQCMDTYREQQLLHQMWTEGRAPWKLW; encoded by the coding sequence ATGAAGGTCGTCATCCTATGTGGAGGGCTCGGGACACGGCTCCGGGAGGAGACCGAATACCGGCCGAAGCCGATGGTGCCCATCGGAGATCGTCCGATCCTCTGGCACATCATGAAGCTCTATGCCCACTACGGGCACAAGGAGTTCGTGCTCTGCCTCGGCTACAAGGGCGAGGTGATCAAGGATTTCTTCCGCAACTACCAGTGGAATACGAGCGATCTGACCCTGCGCCTCGGCCCGACCCCGGAGATCACCTACCACAACTCCCACGACGAAGAGGACTGGACGGTCACGCTCCTGGATACCGGCCTGGAGACCCAGACCGGCGGGCGCCTGCGCCGGGCCCTCGAGTATGTCGGCGACGAAACATTCCTATGTACCTACGGCGATGGGCTGACGGATTGTGACGTCAACGAGGTCGTCGCCTTCCACGGTCAGCATGGCGGCCTGGCAACGCTGACAGCCGTGCGTCCCGTGGGCCGCTTCGGCGAGCTAGCGCTGGACGGCCAGACCATCACCTCCTTCCACGAGAAGCCCGAGAAGGAGAGCGCCTTCGTCAGCGGAGGCTTTTTCGTGTTCGACCCGAGCGTGGGCGACTACCTGGACGCGGATGAATCGATCCTGGAACGCGAGCCCATGGAACGGATCGCCGGTGAGGGCCAGCTGAAGGCATTCCTCCACGACGGCTTCTGGCAATGCATGGATACCTACCGCGAGCAGCAACTGCTGCACCAGATGTGGACCGAAGGCCGCGCGCCCTGGAAACTCTGGTAG
- the rfbG gene encoding CDP-glucose 4,6-dehydratase has product MFGDVFRGRRVLVTGHNGFKGAWLSLWLHELGARVTGLALPPEPSPTLHEILHPDTFEDEFVCDIRDADALKGTLARAAPEMVFHLAAQALVRRSYREPRLTFETNALGTHHLLEAVHELGVTGPVIVATTDKCYENHGEGRPFRVGDPLGGRDPYSMSKAAAELVVASFRSSFLDGPADPPVATVRAGNVVGGGDYGEDRLLPDAVRALLRGDPVPVRNPRAVRPWQHVLDCLSGYLRLAQELATTPRDGNRADAFNIGPAPEGRLTASEVVEAFLSCWPGRWEDRSEPGAPYEAPHLELDTAATTAALGWTPAWDATEAVARSADWYRARHEAKRDDLHELCLEQIRAWTVDATPATRGQAT; this is encoded by the coding sequence ATGTTCGGCGATGTCTTCCGGGGCCGGCGCGTCCTCGTCACCGGTCACAATGGCTTCAAGGGTGCATGGCTCTCCCTGTGGCTCCACGAACTGGGGGCGCGGGTAACGGGCCTCGCCTTGCCGCCCGAACCGTCGCCCACGCTCCACGAGATCCTGCATCCGGACACGTTCGAGGATGAGTTCGTCTGCGACATCCGGGATGCGGACGCGCTGAAGGGCACGCTGGCACGTGCCGCGCCGGAGATGGTCTTCCACCTCGCCGCGCAGGCGTTGGTGCGTCGCTCCTACCGTGAGCCGCGCCTGACCTTCGAGACCAACGCCCTGGGCACCCACCACCTCCTCGAGGCGGTACACGAGCTCGGCGTGACCGGGCCCGTCATCGTCGCCACCACGGACAAATGCTACGAGAACCACGGGGAGGGCCGGCCCTTCCGGGTAGGCGACCCCCTCGGCGGACGCGATCCCTACTCGATGAGCAAGGCCGCGGCGGAGTTGGTCGTGGCCTCCTTCCGCTCGAGCTTCCTCGACGGGCCAGCCGATCCTCCGGTTGCCACCGTGCGGGCGGGCAACGTGGTCGGGGGCGGCGACTACGGCGAAGATCGCCTGCTCCCGGATGCCGTGCGCGCGCTACTTCGCGGCGACCCTGTGCCCGTGCGCAACCCGCGCGCGGTTCGCCCCTGGCAGCACGTGCTGGACTGCCTGTCCGGCTACCTGCGCCTGGCCCAGGAACTGGCAACGACGCCGCGCGATGGAAATCGGGCCGATGCGTTCAACATCGGCCCGGCTCCCGAAGGTCGGCTCACCGCCTCCGAGGTCGTCGAGGCCTTCCTTTCCTGCTGGCCCGGGCGCTGGGAGGATCGCAGCGAGCCCGGCGCACCCTACGAGGCGCCCCACCTCGAACTCGACACGGCGGCAACGACCGCGGCCCTCGGATGGACCCCCGCCTGGGACGCAACGGAGGCCGTGGCCCGCTCGGCGGATTGGTACCGTGCCCGCCACGAAGCCAAGCGGGACGATCTGCATGAACTCTGCCTGGAGCAGATTCGCGCGTGGACCGTTGACGCCACGCCTGCAACGCGGGGCCAGGCAACATGA
- a CDS encoding class I SAM-dependent methyltransferase produces MSVSACRSCGAPAATPFLDLGLQPLANNLLREEDLEQPEPRVPLRVFACPRCWLVQIADEVPPHELFTHYPYFSSTSAAMVAHAREAVDLHRTALNLGADSFVVEIASNDGYLLQHFAEHGVPCLGIEPATNVAAEAQRRGIDTRVAFFDAELADVIVGERGPADLVLANNVFAHAPDTNEFVAGLAKLLAPSGRAVLEFPYAFDMIDRIEFDTIYHEHVFYFTATALAPLFARHGLAMVDVEPLELHGGSLRLSIAHAGEEPTPRIASLLEDERARGVANIGTYEHFAAETRELCGALVKLLDEQAAAGHRLAAYGASAKGSTLLNACGIGAERLAFVADLSPHKQGLYTPGTHLPILPPEALRDQQIDRTLLLTWNFAEEIRAQQSEWEQAGGRFVVPLPRPRVLT; encoded by the coding sequence ATGAGCGTCAGCGCTTGCCGCTCCTGCGGCGCACCGGCGGCAACGCCCTTCCTGGATCTCGGGCTGCAACCCCTCGCGAACAACCTGCTACGCGAAGAGGACCTGGAGCAGCCTGAACCCCGCGTGCCCCTTCGCGTCTTCGCCTGCCCACGCTGCTGGCTCGTGCAGATCGCTGATGAGGTTCCGCCGCACGAGCTCTTCACCCACTACCCGTACTTCTCCTCCACGTCCGCTGCGATGGTGGCCCACGCCCGGGAGGCGGTAGACCTCCACCGGACAGCGCTGAACCTCGGCGCGGACTCCTTCGTCGTCGAGATTGCCAGCAACGACGGCTACCTGCTGCAGCACTTCGCAGAACACGGCGTTCCATGTCTGGGGATCGAGCCTGCCACGAACGTGGCGGCCGAGGCCCAGAGAAGAGGCATCGACACACGGGTCGCGTTCTTCGATGCGGAGCTCGCCGATGTCATCGTCGGCGAGCGCGGCCCGGCCGACCTCGTGCTGGCCAACAACGTCTTCGCTCACGCACCGGACACGAATGAGTTCGTCGCAGGCCTGGCCAAGCTGCTCGCGCCCAGCGGCCGGGCCGTGCTCGAGTTCCCCTACGCCTTCGACATGATCGACCGGATCGAATTCGACACGATCTACCACGAACATGTCTTCTACTTCACCGCCACGGCGCTGGCTCCGCTCTTCGCACGCCACGGCCTGGCCATGGTGGATGTAGAGCCGTTGGAACTCCACGGCGGATCGCTCCGCCTGAGCATCGCTCACGCCGGCGAGGAACCGACTCCGCGCATCGCTTCCCTTCTGGAGGACGAGCGGGCACGAGGCGTAGCGAACATTGGCACTTACGAGCACTTCGCCGCGGAAACGCGAGAGCTCTGCGGCGCGCTCGTGAAGCTCCTGGACGAACAGGCCGCGGCAGGCCATCGCCTGGCCGCCTATGGAGCCTCGGCCAAGGGCAGCACGCTGCTGAACGCCTGTGGTATCGGCGCCGAGAGGTTGGCCTTCGTGGCCGACCTGAGCCCCCACAAGCAGGGGCTCTACACGCCGGGAACGCACCTTCCGATCCTTCCCCCGGAGGCCCTGCGCGACCAGCAGATCGACCGCACTCTCTTGCTGACCTGGAACTTCGCCGAGGAAATCCGCGCCCAGCAAAGCGAGTGGGAGCAGGCAGGCGGCCGTTTCGTGGTGCCGCTTCCCCGTCCGCGGGTGCTGACGTGA